The genomic interval tttaatatgagaactttgtataatttaatatttgatttaattgGATGAGTCTGCGATTGAGAATGTATTAAAGAGTGTGAGATTTATGTATTTAGTTATAAGATGCTTAATATATGGACATTTATGCATTTGGTAATATTTATGTGTTTGGTTAACATTTTTGGATTGGGTAAGgaaagaagaataaaaagtgaatttttttgtattaaaaaaattgatagatTTATCTGAAAAGTTTATAATAAATGTGATTGAtgtgattaattttttatttatttttattttaataatattatattatattaattttttatttatattataataaataaaaacataaatatttaataaaaattaataatataatcaaaattataattgattatattataatacatcATCAATTACGTTAACATCATCAAAATCGATTACACATGAGACTTTCTTTACAAATATGCTCTCAACTGAGAAAGTTaagattaaaattttatcttgatttttgtgttttcacatttttaatacattgattttataatttttctttcttcttttaataCATGTAAATAGTAATTTACCCAATTCAAACACACTTTTATTCTTTGTATAATTTGTGATTTTTCTGaattaaatactattatagGAGAACAAACAAGtcagaataaaattaatatgtttGATTTGCAAATTCCATGAgctaaaagaaaacaaattctgaTAACTTAACTGTCTATGCCTAGAAACAGGATATGATGCACCAAGTTCATGATTTGATGTGACTTTAAATGGCCAACAGAATGTGATTTATTTACTCTTTGACCAGTGATTTTGCTATGACTTATAACTTTCAAACACTTGTGAGCTAAATATACACACGTAGGAACAAGGCACAAGGGAGACGATGATATCACGGCTGCAAGTAAGGATTTTGTTTGGATGGGGAGAGATCTGATCTGAGTCAGTGAGTGAGATCTGGAATATGAATCTTTAATATATGGCACACAATTGGGGCCTAAGAACAAGAGAAATGGCAGAGCCATTGGTGAAGCAATTTCCAGATGCAAGACCAGGTTATCCTCCAAAACTCTTCCAATTCATTGCTTCAAAGACTCCCTCTCACGACCTAGCTTGGGACGTTGGCACTGGAATAGGCACAGCAGCCAAATCCGTATATCACTTCTCTATCTCCATTTTTTTTACagctaatatttttataatgtagGTTCAGGTAGAAGTCATTACTGTATTGAAATTTGACAGTGTTTGTGATATAGTGAGTGACATTTGCCATGTATCTATTGTGTCTGATAGCCAGAGTCCTTGTGTCATGTGTATAAATATTGTACAACTTTAAATCTCAGAAATTTAGTATTGATTTTGCACTTTAACAGAAATGAATTTGtgatttcagttagctgagatATACAAGAATGTGATAGCCACAGATGctagtgaaaaacaacttgagTTTGCAACCAAGCTCCCTAATGTGAGATACCAATACACCCCTTCAACAATGTCCATGGCCGAGGTTGAAGAAATGGTGGCACCTAAGGGAACCATAGACCTTGTGACAGTAGCCGAAGCCATGCATTGGTTTGACCTCCCAACTTTCTACCAACAGGTCAAGTGGGTTCTTAAGAAGCCTCATGGAGTAATTGCTGCTTGGTGCTACTATTTGCCAAGAGTTAGTGATGCAGTAGACACTGTTCTTGATCAATTATATTCCACAGAAGCAAGTGTTTATTGGGATTCAGCATGTAAACTATTTGATGATAAATATGCAAGCATAGAGTTTCCATTTGAGCTTGTAGAAGGAGCAGATCACACAGGACCCTTTGAGTTTGTGACAGAGAATGAGATGAATTTAGATGATTTCTTGACTTACATAAGATCATGGTCAGCATATCAGACAGCAAAGCAGAAAGGAGTGGAGCTTCTCGGGGAGGATGTAGTTAAAAAGCTTAAACTTGCTTGGGGTGAAGATGCTAAAAAGATTGTCAAATTTCCTGTTTATCTTAGAATTGGAAAAGTAGGGAATGCTGAACAGGAAATGATTACCTTTTCATGAGATGGAGCTAGTAACATCTTTTATCcattcattaaataatttagctTTATTAGTAGTATTTGAATCGTTGTATTAATCTGTTTGAGGTTTgaaaatatatacaattaaaaCATTGTGGTCATCAATTGTAGTTGTTAACTGTAATGTAATACCTTACTTAGGTTGGCTGTTAAGGATGTGTGAAATCAAAAACTTCTATTTttttcaagaaaacctatccaAATGTATATCCAGATTGAGTTTCTGTGCAATTTGCTTTTGCGTTTCTAATTTCATATGTAACCTTTGTAATAATAGGTAtcgtattttttttgttaacatatatattcacattttttttttgtatttgtcccataaaaaatacaaagtaatttatttaattgaatatGTTTAATAATACGATAGATAATCTTCTCGCCCCCTTCCTATTTTTAGTTGTGGCAGAGGGATTGATAGGGGTTGTCAAACAAGCGGTAGACAAGGATATGCTTTGGAGTGTGGAGGTAGGGACTAAAAAAGTAAAGGCTAGCATGCTACATTTTGCAGATGACACAATTTTTTTCTGCAAGGATAATACCCACAATGTGATGGTCATAAAATCTATGCTATGCTGCTTTGAGTTGGTTTCTAGACTAAAAGTCAATTTTTCAAAAAGCCGATTGGGAGGGGTGAGCGTAAGACAACCCCAATTGTGGATGTACGCGTCTATCCTTAATTGTGAGGTTATGAAGGTTCCTTTCACATACCTGGATATGGAGGTGGGCGGTAACCACCGAAGAACTAATTTTTGGGGCAAAGTCACTGAAAAGACAAGGAAAAGATTGGACAGGTGGAAAGGGAAATTTCTATCAATGGCGGGGAGAAT from Phaseolus vulgaris cultivar G19833 chromosome 1, P. vulgaris v2.0, whole genome shotgun sequence carries:
- the LOC137816159 gene encoding uncharacterized protein, with protein sequence MAHNWGLRTREMAEPLVKQFPDARPGYPPKLFQFIASKTPSHDLAWDVGTGIGTAAKSLAEIYKNVIATDASEKQLEFATKLPNVRYQYTPSTMSMAEVEEMVAPKGTIDLVTVAEAMHWFDLPTFYQQVKWVLKKPHGVIAAWCYYLPRVSDAVDTVLDQLYSTEASVYWDSACKLFDDKYASIEFPFELVEGADHTGPFEFVTENEMNLDDFLTYIRSWSAYQTAKQKGVELLGEDVVKKLKLAWGEDAKKIVKFPVYLRIGKVGNAEQEMITFS